GCTCTTCATCCGAGTCATAGGTTTGAAGTTTCTACATGCTGCAAAAAATACCTTATGCACTGGTATGTGTTACAAATTCTGTCTACAAAGGTATTCTACACTTCCTTGTGTCGTTTGCATCTTGTAAATTTGACGACTGTTGAAAAAAGTTCTtgctacaaaagaaataactcTTATAAAAATACCTTTTCTCTTCATCCATACAATTGGATGAATAAAATAAGTAATagcatcaaaaatgaaaagattttcgCGCATGCCTTCTTTGAAGCTATACAAAATATTACATTAAAAATAGCACTACACAAAAATATCCCTTGATTTGCTCTCAGAACATCCCAACAATTATCACGGAGAAACTTTTTCTATCGAGACATCCCGAGCGCTTGTAAAGGGATGAAACCCTAATGAAACTGTGGAAAAGTCAAGTGAGGTCCAGTTGTAATTACAGAGATTCTAGAATTATGCGTCTGAGCAATTTAGCACCAATTTTAAAATATCGTAACTATTACATCACCTTTCCAAGAAAATACCCATGAGAATTAAACGTTATTgcagaaacaaaattaataccGTGATCGAAATAATCGTTCCTTTCTTGTACTTGTGTACTTGGGAAATACCTTTTAACTTCAAAGAACCACTATCAACAACTCATGAACTTCACTTCGTTATGGCATGAAGTTCTTTATccgtgcaggtttttttttttgggtgtgTCATTCATCGAGAATAAAAGATCACTTTATCCATTTCTTGAGTTGTCTTTTCTCTCTATCCGATGAGAAATGATACTAGCTTCTCCAACAAAGAGGGCATTGAAtctttttcataaataatgttAAAGGGCTCTACCAGTTCTCTGAGACAAGAGGCCTCACGTAATCTGCAACACTTTGTAAAGCACCTGTCTTCTTTGTGAACATATTCCAGTATTTTCGCATCACTTGAAGTTTGCATAATCGCTGAAGGAGTCCACAAACAATCGTACCATTTCGTAACAGAACTTGTACTGCTCCTGTCACGGAAAAGACAATCAAAGGTTGGCAAGATGCGAATATGACAAGAATAATAAAGTGTAAGCACAGAAATGGTCATGcattcaaaaaatttaatttagtagTTTCACTTGGCATAAATTGTAAAAAACTGTGACGGCGCTGGGTAACAGCGACATGCTCTCCAAGGTCCCGCAAGGATCAAGCTAAGGGGAAACGGATCACAAATAGCAAGGAGCAGACTGAACTTATATAACCTAGCGAAAATAATTGTTGGTCAGAGACGAGAATGGAGAGAGGGGAAAGGGTCTGAAAGAGGTATTATACACCTTACGCCCTTTGCCCATCAATAATCCCACcaaccccccccctccctctcctcaTCAGTAATCATCTTGGgtttgaactgatcattttcATGCGGAATATTATTCAACTTTATCGCATCTTTGAGCATCTTTACATGTAGCTCTGTTGTGTGcatcttggaaatattttaaataaattcttcaaatttgttttttacaatcCCTGTTGATCTTCTTCATTCAAAAGCGTCCTTATTCCTAAAGTGCTTATCGTTATGTCTTAAATATTTGCTTTCTTGCCATTATTTCATTTAATCGTTTCCctcaatttattatttattttctaaagCGAAAAAAAGGAACGTGACACATCGTGGCATGGATTCgtacaagaaaaagaagattacGGTCGAAAACTTCGTTTCAGCCGTTATTATATTCCCCCTCAGAGCCACAAGACATTTAAGATGCTTATTGGAATAAAGAGTATCATCATTTGATTTTCCTTACCGCTGTCTGTACCATAAGAGGTCTCTGAGTACGCAAGCGCCGTACGGTCTGAAACATGTCTACTGAACCATCAAGTTTGACCCGCTCCAGCGCTATATTAATAGCGCAGAAAGTGCCAGTACGACCACTTCCATCACTAGAAGAGAGGGAACCAAACATTAAATTCGTTTCCTTTGCTTATTATGAAATAAtaaccaaattataaaatatttccgTACTAGACAACGTTCAATGGGCCACGTGTTTATGTTTCCTGAAAATATTTAGTCGAAACTATCAAAACTGCCATTCGCAATTCAATTTAAGCCAGTGAGCAAAATCTTAGTTTGCTActctaaatattcaaatttgcaAAGTTTAGAACTAGAACACTGACAACAAAATAAACGAGCCCATTGACACCTTAAGCGACGCGAGACTGCGCATTTTCCAGCGGATGATTTTTAAATTCAACATAGATGTGGACCTAAAAATTGCACGAACTCCACTTATTTtgcagatggaacaagaaatTGGTATCAATCCAGAGAATGGTCAAAATTACAAGATCTGATGGGATCAACGTCAGTGTTAGAAGAACTGaacacctacccctcccctaataaaaaaaaagtcaactcATATCAAGTTAggattaatgttgggttaagggaggggtaggtgcgcagctgctcagatactgacacgGAATCACGGATCCGTCTCATGTGATACTTTCAAAGGGTTTACCTGCAGTGGACGACTATTGGTCCATTGCCTGTCTGCTGCTGCACCCTTGTGATACATTTCATCATGTCACGAAGCCCGACACCACCGAGAGGAATTGAGCGCTCTGCCCAGTCcgtgaaatgaaaatgataaaggGTGCGCACTTCACCGCTCTGCAAGAGAAAGCATTGAATCACGATATTATTACCCTGTAGGGAAGGTGTCTTTTAAGGCAATTTAATGTTGAAAGCTCGCGATCGTCTATtcgaccggccatgtttgatttagagctAGAGTGGACGGTACGGGTAAGGGGGGCGGGGAAAGGGGTGAATTTCTAttaccccacccccacccctctccttcctttggACCGTCTCTCATCCCCTTGatacaaatttctctctctccccAACCTTGAAAAAATGGCCGCTATTACTTCCACCAAGAAAATTccgagcactcgctcgccacAATTACGCCAGCTCTGCAAGCTACGATGTTATCGAATACGATGTTTAAAGCTATCGTGAGCGTGTTTCAATTAGTGTCGTGCGACCAAAACTAAAGTAATAATGACAGACAATCGGAAAAAAGTGGACTATCATGAGGCACCGTTAAGAACTCATGAAGAAAAGCTGGCTTGATCGCTGGCGCGCGGAACTTGTTATCCAAGGGTCCTTTTTcgagccttaaccctttaacccctaagagtgaccagcttctaatttctcctcacaatatcaccccttaatcaaacattaaggtcatgagaatcaaggaagTGTTCACCAACTCATAAAGCTCTTGatctttaaacaaattctccttgtcagcgcttcaggaaatgtatagaggcagtaaggagaatatgaacactgatgttagggtgtaaagggttaaccccgGCGGTGAGTTATACGTCGCTTATATGCTACGTTCTCTACTGAGACAATTCTGTTCTGGAGACTCCTTTTCCAGTCCTCAGGAAACAGCGGCTGATGGTATCAACCGCTGTTTCCTGTATGGAGGTTTCATTACTGGTCAATTCACTGGAACAGTAACGGCAAAGGTTCTTCAAACCATAGACATCAAGTTACGCACAATACAGCAAACACACccatatatttttctttagttttctatCCTTCGTAACGAGCGCAAAAAacactgtttattttttcacctttgtgTTCGTAATTTTCAGTTCTTCTACAGAAACCATTTCTCAGATCTTCCGCTTCAATCTCGATCATCAACAAACCATAGACGATGAACTCCTCTTTGTGAGGCGAATAAGATACACAGATTCCCTGAAAACGACAAATGAATGCAGCAAATCAGGTAAATTAAgcaaacacaaaaaacacacagtgaactgaaaattaaagaaaagtcTGCACTGAAGCCAAGTGGCCCCCCCTacgaaaaataaaggaaacgtTGAGTAGAAATTGCACCCAATTAGAAATCAGCCAAAAAAGAATAgcgaaaaaatatcaataaataatCAACTCCCAAACCTCTTCTCTCTCGCTCTGTGTGCATAACATCACAATGCAATTAGCTTCATATTCCCAAGTCATTCGCCAGAAATCAACGACCGTGGTATCCAACGGGGCCTGGGTGGCAATGAATGCCTCGCGCTGCTGGAAACTCTAaaacaaataggaaaaaaaaacaactaagaCGGTGTGGTAGGAATGAAAACAACACACAACTGCCAAAAAAATGTACGGGCACTTGCAGTACAAACCGAAACCTGAAAGCAAAGCGTGAGTTCTTCCTCTCTCTCTGCTTTTCAAACCAGTCAAGAGAATTCGGTGTTGTACCAAGATAACCCTCTGATTCTGATCATATCTGTAATCGCCAAACTTCTTGTCAAACCGTTTCCTTCGTGTGAGTATTTGTATGTTTCATTAGTTGTATTGCGTACTTCTGGTTGATGTTTGTATCGTTGCGTGATGTATGTAATTATGTCGAGTAATTTGTCACGTTTTGTGTAAAAATTTAGTCCTGTGGACCAATGTTCATGTCCACTTTGTAAAAAAGCAGCGTCGTCGTTTTCGTTTTTCTCCTGTAAAGCTTTGCACCGTTAAGGtatatattttgctttattgtgagtttatttgtaagttttcgTTCTCTAATATGTAATTTCCTACTAATGTTTAATACCGTGGGTGTGtggatgttttaaaataaatgatgaacacAATTACGCGTAACTTCGGTTCCAATCACTTTAATCTCATTTTCTTCTCGtccttattttctctctttcttttcttttgcctttgatGCATCATATTTAGTAGTTAAAACATGACCCGCCTGGAtaagtttaaccctttgactcctaagaatgattagcatctaatttctccccacaatcTCCCCCCTAAAGcagacattaaggtcacgagaataaagaaaatgatcagtAACTTGGAAAGCTGTCGTTCATCtcaccttaagaaatgtgtgGAGGAAACAGCGGGTTAGAGAATTGTTTCGTACCCCAATATGTGACACTATGGTCAAGAGCTGTTGTCGAGTCCTGAGGTCAAACCTcaggtgaaaggaaaaataaaggcCTCGTTAACGCCCCCATAACATACGTCCGTCTCTgatagcttttgatttttttcaaacgaGCAAAACTGGGTAGGGGATCATTTCGTTGGCGTTCAGCctacatttattttacaaaaattcctTAATAATTGATAGCGTCCTAGAATCCATGACAAAAACCCAACTGCTCAAGTAAATATTATGAGTGAACGTTCAGCATCATTGATGGCAATCGAGTAGGACATTCCCATGGCAAAGATAGGTTGTTCCATTGAAGCAGAAAGAACACAAAGAAACTCAAACCTTGTGTAGCAATGAACTTGCAGTGATGATTGTaaccctaaaaataaaaaataaacataatagtCAATAAGGAACTTATCAGGTAGTCCAGTCAACATTGTCAGGCTGGGGGGGCCATGAGTGCAACTCATGGGAGATACTTCACAACCTGATTTTTGCAACTGTGTACAATTGTTATCGTTGCTATAACTGCTTCAAACCTCACACCTTAGTCCAATGCTCATAACACCCAAATATCCGTTTGAATATTCACCATGCTGTGCACGACATAATTCCTATCGAACTGACAGAGAGAATAcgtaataatcaagagcttctgtagttggcaatcatttccttaattctcatggcCTGGAGTTTTGATTTGGCAATGATCTCGAGAGGAAAAACTAGATACCGATCATTGTAGAGGAATAAAGGTTTAAACATATCGttactgttgttatttttgttgttgtacttACATCAATGAAGTTGGCATTGATATAATCACTTcctgggcccggttgttcaaaaccgcgattaaactaatcaccgattaggcctaatcggcgattaaatttcttaatcgtGGGTTAGTTAATCGTTGgttaaaaaacggttgttcaaagggagaTTACTCGGTCGATTTACTAATCCGCGATTaagcataaaatgaattatattaattaattataatttattttgtgccagtttacgtcataaaattgccggaaatttatttttgtcaatatggcTTCTCCAGCGAAAAAGGGgggaaagcaaacttttcacccgctgaaatttccgttttaacggaaaaatttgaagaaaatatggacattcttcaaagtaaatttaccaacagtataacaaatgcaaaaaaaaacaagatttgggaAGAAATCTCGGAGGCGGTAAACGCCGTCGGTGTGACAGCAAGATCAACGCAGGAAGTACGAGACAAGTGGAAAAACCTCCAGAGTCacgcaaaaagagaattcagttcctttaaaagtgaacagaagaagaCAGATGGTGGCCCTGCTCCCCCGAACCCATCAGaagccagtttaaaaataataaacatgtttaGTGACACACCGTCATTTACTGGGTTACAGGGGTTTGAAACAggtaagtttataaatggaaacattattgtaataccTCTCAATATCCATACCTTGCATAAAATGTATACTTcgctaacaaacacaaagcaaagtgaaaattaacggactttagaattttgtttctttcttattttcttttacatgtactccgatgtaaacaaaaaaacaaatggcgcCCGAAAAGTCTGCCTTGCTCTTAATTCTTCGTCTGTATATCCATCTATCGTGAAACCGATGCTCCTAaactctctttgcttcctttttcttcgcccatcaacaccaacacaaccatacaacaagtcagccatgttgtgatttttattttttaatctgccgattaaggatttaatccaCCTAGCGAGCAGGGTTAGATTTAACCCTTGGTTTGATCGGAGGTTAGGAATAATCGggctttgaacaacagaaactaatcggcgacttaaatttaatcggcgattagcctatttaatcgtggattagcgctaatcgcagttttgaacaaccgggccctggATAACCATCCAACTCCACTAATCGCACCCTCGTGTGGTCATCTGCAAATGATTCAAAGAAGAGCAACACAATTGTGACGGTTGGCCTGACGTGAAATTTATCAAATAGCCTAATGCCCGACAAATATACACTCTTTCAGATAGTTACCAATTAtttaccgaagtggaggtgaatagtagtggatatttaccgagccacGAAGCGgggaggtaaatatccaccactttcacttAACACcgaggtgaataattgttttattatataccaCACAGCAACCAAAAATATAGTTTCTCTATTTCAATACACCAAAAACCTgttagaaattaaatttttgacgtgcgattttgtctcttcggctgcccggaggtgaatagtgcttcCTAAGCGCTttcgaactagccaatcagcgtgggcgaaaagcactattcaccagTATGGTATATACTAATGCGTATCATACGCAGTGCCTGCCACGTTTCATTTTGTTCCTGTAACaaaaggaaagggaaattatcttaacggaaataaataattgtatgaCCCAAGAAATAATCATAAGGAAATACCTGAGTAACTGAGATTCGGGAATgataaggggggagggggtagggggtagggggtaggggcAGAaccctctctcccctctctggctttctttctttctctctttctttgttttttttttttaggtaatttTGGGCcacttttaattaaattatagaGATTAGCTTCTGGTTATATGGTATACTGGACTTACATGGAATAATGTTCTTGTATCTGTTCTTGGCTTTATTTTCTGGTCTCTGGCTGCTCTCCCATGTGAAGTTTCCTGGTACCCGGATGGACTGCAGTgggaaaatcaacaaaaaaatcagaagttATGATTCAGCGTACAGCTTATAACAATAAGTGGGGTTTGACCTAACGAGTAGGTTAATAAGCTGCCGGAGACGAGCTCTTGGTCAAtggaaatgaggaaaaaaaaagagagcgaAAAACGGCAAGAGTCTGGGTTAAAGGAAGTCCTCTGTTACTCTCCTCAGTTCCCCTTCTTTTTCACCTCGCAACCTCCAATTTCTCGTCTGTCCCCTCAAGCTTAAACCGAAATCCTTGAAGAGAACTGACGACCAAGTGTTATGATGAGCAATCATTCTCAGAGGATGACGTTTATCTATTGGCAAAAATGACTTCTGTAGAAATTCACCCTTAGCTACTAACTCACCACAAACTCTTCTTTAAATGCCTTGTTGCCATCAGCTTGATTGATTTCACAGTATTCTCTAAGCTTTTCAATAGGAATGGGTTTGATTGTTACAAACTTTCCTGGACCCACTACATCtgcaaattaaatgaaacaagatTTTATGTAACACGTGATTCATCCATTAAGGAACGTCCAGTGATTTCTATATCATCCATGATAATGACTGCGGGATCTGcctaacttaaaaaaaaaatgtatacacATTTT
This is a stretch of genomic DNA from Pocillopora verrucosa isolate sample1 chromosome 12, ASM3666991v2, whole genome shotgun sequence. It encodes these proteins:
- the LOC131786032 gene encoding receptor-type tyrosine-protein phosphatase alpha-like isoform X1 produces the protein MVSVEELKITNTKSGEVRTLYHFHFTDWAERSIPLGGVGLRDMMKCITRVQQQTGNGPIVVHCSDGSGRTGTFCAINIALERVKLDGSVDMFQTVRRLRTQRPLMVQTAEQYKFCYEMVRLFVDSFSDYANFK
- the LOC131786032 gene encoding tyrosine-protein phosphatase 2-like isoform X2 — encoded protein: MPTSLMVTIITASSLLHKSFQQREAFIATQAPLDTTVVDFWRMTWEYEANCIVMLCTQSEREEGICVSYSPHKEEFIVYGLLMIEIEAEDLRNGFCRRTENYEHKER
- the LOC136277121 gene encoding uncharacterized protein, which gives rise to MDILQSKFTNSITNAKKNKIWEEISEAVNAVGVTARSTQEVRDKWKNLQSHAKREFSSFKSEQKKTDGGPAPPNPSEASLKIINMFSDTPSFTGLQGFETGFNPPSEQG